A single Anopheles arabiensis isolate DONGOLA chromosome X, AaraD3, whole genome shotgun sequence DNA region contains:
- the LOC120906720 gene encoding uncharacterized protein LOC120906720 yields the protein MVRKALLSGAVILVAIWATGKAQETEQSGGGALTLEEQAVQYKATVLLVLANRATSLPAESEPAVAVVVEEATQQLDACAAGLKVHQQLWQYKVCGSAVLQQGLNALSALQAANGASASV from the exons ATGGTTCGCAAGGCACTCCTGTCCGGCGCTGTTATTTTGGTGGCAATTTGGGCCACCGGGAAG GCACAGGAAACGGAACAGAGCGGCGGTGGTGCATTGACCCTGGAAGAGCAGGCCGTCCAGTACAAGGCGACGGTGCTGCTGGTACTGGCGAATCGGGCAACCAGCCTGCCCGCCGAAAGTGAACCagcggtggcggtcgtggtGGAGGAGGCTACCCAGCAGCTGGACGCGTGTGCCGCCGGTCTCAAGGTGCACCAGCAGCTTTGGCAGTACAAGGTGTGCGGTTCGGCCGTATTGCAGCAGGGGCTGAATGCGCTGTCGGCGCTTCAGGCGGCTAATGGAGCATCAGCCAGCGTCTAG
- the LOC120906726 gene encoding uncharacterized protein LOC120906726 produces MNSSLTIFAVLAIGLAVAQQPDESNVLGAGNLATVGGVSLEQRTVDQQNQRLALSFARAFPEETPAEFQPLVVALYVRCQAELDNCADFLWETHLLREYRNCAMTQRRLCTQEVQELQAQLSVMADEANEQLELSPAEEEVLAQLAE; encoded by the exons ATGAACAGCTCACTGACGATTTTTGCCGTGCTAGCGATTGGCCTAGCGGTGGCCCAACAG cCCGATGAATCTAATGTGCTCGGTGCGGGCAATTTGGCAACCGTGGGCGGTGTTTCACTTGAGCAGCGCACGGTCGACCAGCAGAACCAGCGGCTAGCGTTGTCGTTTGCTCGTGCCTTCCCGGAGGAAACGCCGGCCGAATTTCAGCCGCTAGTGGTGGCCCTGTACGTGCGCTGCCAGGCGGAGCTGGACAACTGTGCCGACTTTCTGTGGGAGACGCATCTACTGCGCGAGTATCGCAACTGTGCGATGACACAGCGACGCCTCTGCACGCAGGAGGTGCAGGAATTGCAGGCCCAGCTGAGCGTGATGGCCGATGAGGCCAATGAGCAACTGGAGCTATCGCCGGCGGAGGAAGAAGTGCTGGCGCAATTAGCCGAGTAA